AAAGAGTCTGTGTAAATAGAAGCAGTCGAAGTCGGCTCGGATATTGACCAGCAGATTGAATCCAAAAGGCTGGTTGGGGTTATTGGATGTATTGGGGTTTGACAGGTCTGTAATAACAACAGAATTCACTATTAGATGACTTCACATCAACACTTGTGAATCCATTGATAGTGTTCCATCTTAAGACAGAtcaacaacccccccccccccccccctctctctctcttccccaaCCACCAATTGCTTAAACAGACACAGAGGAAGGATACATTCAAGATTGACTACAAAGATTTCCAGCATTTCTGCACTTGAGTGAAAGTAAAGAAATCATGCAAAGACCTTCCATTGGGATCTTACACTCACTAAAAAAGACTTCGGATTTTTAAGTTCAAAAATTACTAAGTGTAAAAAATGTCAAACGGTCAGACATATTCAACTATCATAAACCACCCTTCATGTTTCTTCTAAATATTCATAAGTCAATACATCAGATAGCTAAGATAATATAATCAAGTTTTACCAATCATTATTAAATTTCCTAGTATGCTCTTTCACCATTATGGAAGTGAACAAAGAGCAAAAAATAAACGGCAGGATAGTGCTAGCCAGATAGCTTCAGTATCTCACAATTTAGTGCCTGTCATCTGTCCacttaaaaatttattgcaGCAGAGtaagtaaattatattttctattgagTGAAAACAAAGTAAATTGTGTTTCTCTTGCCTCTAGAATTTATATGTATTATAATCCAGCTTAAACTAACATGTAGCTTTCTGAATTTAATAAAGCAAAGTATGGTGTCTTAACTCTTAACAACAAAGTCCTGGATGGGGCAGGAAAAACCTGTTGAATATGATTACCTGCATACGACGATCACGGCGATTTCTAACCCCAATTTTAGCAGATTTCACAAGGTGTTGCCTTTCACTGAGGCTTGCTTTATTTCTACAACTCTGATCATCTTCAGGGACATTTTGCCCATTTGTTTCCTAGGAAATGTCAATAATAACAATATCAAACTTTGTGTgagggtgtgtgtgtgtataaactTTAGAGAGAAATACAAGCATATGAGACAATACAAATTAAATGAATATTCgaataaaataatgaaagaatATCAACTTCACACTTTTAAAGAATGCCAAAggctttttgtcatggaataggaaTACAATGTGAACAAGAGCTGAGAATTCAGAAGGTTGAAATCCGAGCATAAAAGAATGGTTAAGATTTAAAGAGATCTATTTGGTAGAATACCCTAGGAAATTTAGAAGATCTGAATCCGTCAGTATCATGTTACCCATCTTAGACTTCCTCTAACCACTCCAAATTCTCATTCATCCCAGCATATTCCTGAAATGATAAATTCTCGTGTACATCCGCATTTACAACTAGTTTTAATGTTTCAATCCATTATACTTTTAATCCCAGACTATAATTTGAAGACCCCTTGCCCCACCCATATtgatataataagaaaaaacaacCAAAGCGAGATTTGGTTGTTTTTACTAACAGCATTCACTTCCTCCCACCCCCCCTTTCTTTTCCTGCTAGCAAGATTTGAACATTAAACATAGTCCAACCTCACCCCACCCATTGATCACCCTGAGGTTTGGGGCAGAAAAGAGAAAGACACTAAATCAAACATAATATTTCTGTATATAATGTTTCATTCATACCAGTAAGTGCAAAAGAATAGAAATGGCATTTCATAATATTGAAAATAAAGAATCAATATTTACCTTCCCTGCAATGCCATTTTGAGAATCTTCAAGCATCATACCAACCTGCCTGGCCAAGTCAGCGGACATGTGAACAAGCCGTTGTACATATTTCTCCTTTACTGTTTTCAGAACCCACAGTGGCTGAGACACATCATATATCAGATGAATTTCTTTGTGACAAAAGTAATTACATAGAGTACTCTCTGATCTCTATCAGGTATATCAATATTTTCCACATTGCAGACAATGTCATCAATGGTACAAAGGTTAAAATACATGAAGATGAAGACAGCCAAAATTTGGTACAGTGAGACATGCCAACAGTAAGAGAATCAGGAAATTTTATGACATAAATAATATCCATTCTCTGTAAAactagagatataaaatattcattcacataaatataaaatgcaatGCCACGGAGACTCACTGTGATGATGTTGCTTGAGTGGCCAAGATATCTTTGCACAGAAGTCCCTTCACAAACCACATGACTAGCACCAGAACCAACAAACCATTGTTCTACAAGTTTGGCACCTTCTCTAGCAGCAGCCTCAACAACCTGCCAAAGATATCAATCATCTCAGGGAGTTTCTGAAGGTACCTGGAGAGATGCTGGCTTAATCGATGCAGGGTGTACCCACTTAATAATAGACAGATGATATGTAAGACCTTTATCAGCTAGCATCACAACAGGAGACACAACATATGTgcatcaaaatttcaaaagtacATACTTTTTTTAGATAAGTTATACATGCACCCAATGGATTTTGAATCCACAACCTCTCTAGGCACACTTGCAAtagtgccatttgagctagggCTCATTGGTTCAAAAGAAAACACACTATATCCCACTAAATATTCAAGTTTACCTTATTACGCAGTTCAGCTGAAATGCCTGGATCAACATACAAGGAGTGACCAGAAAGGGTTGAGCCTGTACTTCTATTCAACTCTCTTCCAGAAAACCTTGATTTTTCAATCATGTCAAATTTCTTGGCTCCATGAGTACCAACAGGCAGACAAGAATTTTCAGTGCCTGAAAACCCAGCAAGCCGATTCAACTCATCCAAGCGCATACCATTTTCTCCACAGTTCTTAACACTGTAGAGTGATTCACTCAACCTCACTGCAGCAAGCAAAACAAACCATATATGAAGTACTTAATAAGATCatatgtcaatttttttctattgttttcTTAGTCTCATTATTACCATTCCTCTTGACACTATCCACAAACCACCCAAGTGTGACAACAAAGAGACCATTTTTTGATCCATGCTTCAAAGCATGCTCGAACTTGCGTCCACCAAAGCTGTAATAAGCATTAAGGAGTTTGCACAAGCATTACATCAGGAAGGATATCACGTGGACATGCTAGGTTCAGGAAATGATGCAAAGCCATCCCAGTAGTAGAATTGAATATTTGATGTGCATCTAGTGAGTACAGATAAGATCATTCATGAACGATGcaatgaaataaataatgataaaactgaagttttatttttttgctttttagaaAACCTCCATGTTAACCAACTAAAGAAGACTGGGAAATTTCATCTGGGTACATTTACTTGGTGCTTATCCATGTATACTAAACAAGATGAGAGAACAACATCAATGACTAAATCTTAATCCAATGTAATTGCGGTCAGCCACTTCATATAAAACTAGttaaacaatttgaaaaactaATAAAGGATATTTGAACCACCAAATGGGTACACTGGGGATGTAAATTAGCACTGTATTGGCCACCTAATCTCTCTGTCGCTTCCATCACTTGTTTCCTTGCTTCTGCCAAAACAAGAACCACAGATCCTTAGTATGAAccccccaaaacaaaaagtGATGAAGCAAGATTTTCACAGAGAAGTGAGTTAGGCATAAGAAATATGTGAAAAAACATTAATAGAAACTTTTGTGACCTCAATTAGTTGTTTTCCCTCTCAAAACCATTACTTTGTAACATTGATTTATTACATATAATTGAGATGTACGGTCGCAATCTTTTATAATgaggggaaaagaaaagatacaacaAAGGAAAAACTTAGTTAGAGTTCCTTAGATGCTATACCATAGGTTCCCCAATTGAAGTTAGTCATATGGTTATCTTTTTTaaggacaattaaattcaaccatgtagTTTGTGGGTCAATGCAACcccatgattgaatttaatttgggGAAGCTAAGGTAGAGCTGTAACTAAGTTATACCTGTGACATGACTTCATGTATCTGAACATGGTCAATGGCCAATTTGCTTCAAAGATACTAACCAactaaaaaaagcaaaaaatccCAATGCAAAACGCAACCAAAAagatacaaacaaacaaaaaagatacTGTTTTTATTAACAGAAACATAGAACACAGAATCAGCatccacaaaacaaaacaaaaaaaatgaataaccAATTAGAGAATTCATAAAACACAAATGAAAtaagtaaaaagaagaagaaaaataaaatttgataccTTTAGAGAGACCAGTGACACAGATAACTAGGCCAGCAAAGGGAGCGCCTGATCTAGCAGTGAAGGTCTCAGAAGCAAGAGAAGATGAAGCAGGAGACATTGGCTCAAATGGGTGTAGACTTCTCATAGAAGACATTGGAGTTGACAAACCAATCAATAGCTTTGAACAGCCTTTACTCTCTACCACCTCTACTttaccactaccaccaccaccaacaccaccaccacccattgCCACTGCT
This DNA window, taken from Quercus robur chromosome 2, dhQueRobu3.1, whole genome shotgun sequence, encodes the following:
- the LOC126712735 gene encoding uncharacterized protein LOC126712735 — its product is MGGGGVGGGGSGKVEVVESKGCSKLLIGLSTPMSSMRSLHPFEPMSPASSSLASETFTARSGAPFAGLVICVTGLSKEARKQVMEATERLGGQYSANLHPQCTHLVVQSFGGRKFEHALKHGSKNGLFVVTLGWFVDSVKRNVRLSESLYSVKNCGENGMRLDELNRLAGFSGTENSCLPVGTHGAKKFDMIEKSRFSGRELNRSTGSTLSGHSLYVDPGISAELRNKVVEAAAREGAKLVEQWFVGSGASHVVCEGTSVQRYLGHSSNIITPLWVLKTVKEKYVQRLVHMSADLARQVGMMLEDSQNGIAGKETNGQNVPEDDQSCRNKASLSERQHLVKSAKIGVRNRRDRRMQTCQTPIHPITPTSLLDSICWSISEPTSTASIYTDSFSVDGTSEHPSSVFLDAKGDGKDSEASFMNLTRPLTESEKSELIFKYHFLTILLPIDRFAEMGPSSRTFFSDNGFTCLQVLDHIYSFYQENMSVHEIEAAIHTDSRHADRLRSVYSSRETAECGYVVFKRIDFLGSRKSFEVLKRVSGDNNSNVYELLVRA